The genomic window GTTCGTGCTCGACGGCCGGACGCTGGTGCACCTCAAGGGCGACGGCGTGCCGGGACGGGTGATCGACGTGATGGTGGCGCTGTCGTACCCGCGCGTGTTCGCCATCGACGTGGCCAGCCACCGCGGCCAGCGCCGCGCGCCCGAGCCGGGCGGCGTCGAGCGGCCGCCGTACGCGATGGGCTACGGCTCGCCGTTCGGGTGTTACACGCCCTGGGCGTGGGACTGCTACGCGCCGTACGGCTGGGGTTACTACTCGCCCTACTTCTACTCGCCCTACGGCTACTACTCGCCGTACGGCTACTGGTCCGGGTACGGCTTCTACCCGTCGGGCGGCGTGATCGTCGTCTCGGGCGGCGGCGGCCAGACGGCGCGGCACGGCCGGATGGTGATCGGCCAGGGGTATCAGGCCGGCTCGTCGGGGCGGACGGCGCGGCCCGTGCGCCCGCGCGGCTCGGGCTCCGAATCGTCGAGCAGCGGCTCCGAGCGCTCCTCGCCGCCTTCCTCGGGCAGCTCGTCGCAGCCGTCGTCGGGCAGCTCGAGCTCGGGGTCCAGCTCCGGCGGGCGCCGGGCGGTGCCGAAGCCGTAAGGACGGGGTTTGGGGTTTGGGGTGTCGGGTGTAGGGCCCCAGCCCCCAACCTCCAATCCCCAAACCCCAGGCTGTTCCCTGCTGCGCTATGATTGAAAGGTGTCGCTCGAGCGGCTGGTAGACTTCTTCTGGATCGTGCTTCCGTGGGCGGTGGGCGCGCTGGTCGCGGCCACCGCCTATCGTTTGCTGCCGCGCCTGGCTCCGCTGCTGCGCCACCTGCCGGGCCAGCCGCGGGTGCGGTTGCTCCGCGAGCCCATCCCGGCCGCGTGGCGCGACATCGTCGCGCGCAACGTCCCGCTCGCCGCGCGGCTCGCGGAGGCCGACCGCGAGCGGCTGCTCCGCCTGGCGCAGGTGTTCCTGCGCGACAAGCCGATGGAAGGCGTCGGGCTCGAGCTGACCGACGAGATCCGGGTCACGGTCGCCGCGCAGGCGTGCCTGCTGCTGCTGAACCTCGACTATCCCTGCTACCCGACGCTGCGGCGCGTGCTGGTCTACCCGGGCGTCTTCCAGCCCCGCCGGGTCGAGCTGACCCGCCACGGCGCGCTCCAGGAGGAGCCGCGGCCCACCCTGGGCGAGGCGTGGACGAGCGGCGTCGTGGTGCTCTCGTGGGACAGCAGCCTGGTGGGCTCGCTCAACCCGGCCGAGGGGCACAACGTGGTGCTGCACGAGTTCGCCCACGTGCTCGACGGGGAGAACGGCGCGATGGACGGCCAGCCGCTGCTGGACCATCCGTCGGCGTACCGGACCTGGGGCTACGTCTTCCGCTCGCTGTACGAGCGGCAGGTCGAGGCGGCGCTGGAGGGCGGGGAGACGCCCCTGCACCCCTACGGCGCCACCAACCGGGCGGAGTTCTTCGCGGTGGCGACGGAGGCGTTCTTCACCAGGCCGGCCGAGCTGCTTCGGAGCCTGCCGGACCTCTACGAGGAGCTGCGGAAGTTCTACCGGCAGGACCCGGCGGCGCTGGCGGCCGAGTCGGATCCCGCGGCGCCCTAGCGTTCACGTCCGGGGGGCCGGCATTCACGCTCCATTCACGCGCCGATGGTAACCTGGGTCACGCTGGATGTGGGCCCATGGCGGTCGGGGAAGGAGCGGGCGGCGTGGTGGAGGCGGGAGTGGTGGCCGGCGGTCCGGACGCGCGCGTGGCGCCCGGTCGCCGCGACATGCTACTGCTGGTGCAGCGGGCGCTGAGCGACCGCTACACCGTGGAGCGCGAGATCGCCCGCGGCGGCACGG from Gemmatimonadales bacterium includes these protein-coding regions:
- a CDS encoding M90 family metallopeptidase, which codes for MSLERLVDFFWIVLPWAVGALVAATAYRLLPRLAPLLRHLPGQPRVRLLREPIPAAWRDIVARNVPLAARLAEADRERLLRLAQVFLRDKPMEGVGLELTDEIRVTVAAQACLLLLNLDYPCYPTLRRVLVYPGVFQPRRVELTRHGALQEEPRPTLGEAWTSGVVVLSWDSSLVGSLNPAEGHNVVLHEFAHVLDGENGAMDGQPLLDHPSAYRTWGYVFRSLYERQVEAALEGGETPLHPYGATNRAEFFAVATEAFFTRPAELLRSLPDLYEELRKFYRQDPAALAAESDPAAP